One Geitlerinema sp. PCC 9228 DNA segment encodes these proteins:
- a CDS encoding tetratricopeptide repeat protein, translating to MASSIALKNALRYLRSGKLSAAEKIYKHLLQHEPYNAEALHWLGVVAYQRGQFKAAIPLLEKSIELEPGKVIFYNNLGLALHARGSLLEAVQHFQKALVLGPSTPGEREEIQKNRQRSVDRLLVYYEDMERWHFRLGNGSEAAQMARDAGDLWQEVEAYVAAERSYRRALELQPDNERGYECLAKLYLQQKNIPQAIAACYRAIQCQPQSALAYKLLGNCLLARGQDEAAYRAYVKAVQYQPDFAEAFSNIGSLLSKHNQLQRAIAYYEKALGLNPNLHEVYWNLGKVWERQGRLDKAIPAWKRAIEHQPQAFDGKSYYHLASRLVNLGKKEEGIFYLKKAIDQQPEAAIAHWDLCELLGSKSDLSEAREAAERACQECTGTGEILAKAIFIKTHLKSGLSQVAAAQFQKLEPLVYQQCSQLQPHELTKVYLNVLFDMHHLRDGVAENGKLSRYVGNYYGAHLDRQIQAALGNSPRVYPTFDQRRPLRIGFLSRHFRRHSVGWCSADILQELSQLHTEIYLYVTGEMKADDRTALFEKAATKFYRSQRSKGNADAQEIIEQVSRDGIDVLVDLDSLTVLSHIAILRARPAPVCLTWLGYDAPYICDRNYYLSDRFTHPPGVEPHYIEKIIRMPNSFTAISGLQCAPGARETIRRGMRIGKEQVAYLCAAPSFKLSVEMVEAQIQILQAVPNSILLYKARVGDTKMMQQIYWRTCEKYGISYNRIKFMPRTRTEEEHRLLYKIADVLLDSYPYNGATHTLEALWLHLPVITHVGQQSFARMGYSLLHNVGLQAGIAWNWEEYIQKAIWLGKDIQARKAISQQLERSQQPESLAPIWNPKQFASDMYALFRELAQKQAPLATATRTTAP from the coding sequence ATGGCAAGTTCAATCGCTTTAAAAAATGCACTGCGATACCTCCGTTCGGGTAAGCTATCGGCAGCCGAAAAAATCTACAAACATCTCCTCCAACACGAGCCTTACAACGCGGAAGCACTACATTGGCTGGGGGTGGTGGCGTACCAACGCGGTCAATTCAAGGCGGCGATTCCGCTTTTGGAAAAATCGATCGAGCTAGAGCCGGGTAAGGTTATTTTTTATAACAATCTGGGACTGGCTCTGCACGCGCGCGGTTCTCTTTTGGAAGCGGTACAACATTTTCAAAAGGCACTGGTTTTAGGACCATCTACGCCAGGAGAGCGTGAGGAAATTCAGAAAAATCGCCAGCGCAGTGTCGATCGTTTGTTGGTATACTACGAGGATATGGAGCGATGGCATTTCCGGTTGGGCAATGGATCGGAAGCGGCGCAAATGGCAAGGGATGCTGGGGATTTGTGGCAGGAGGTGGAAGCATATGTGGCGGCAGAACGGTCCTACCGGCGTGCTTTGGAACTCCAGCCGGACAACGAACGGGGTTACGAGTGTTTGGCCAAATTATACTTGCAACAGAAAAATATCCCACAAGCGATCGCAGCTTGCTATCGTGCCATTCAATGCCAACCACAATCGGCTTTGGCTTATAAATTATTGGGGAATTGTTTGCTGGCGCGCGGTCAGGATGAAGCGGCGTATCGTGCTTATGTGAAAGCAGTGCAATACCAACCAGATTTTGCCGAAGCTTTTTCCAATATCGGCAGTTTGCTATCCAAACACAATCAGCTGCAACGCGCGATCGCTTATTATGAAAAAGCCCTGGGGTTAAATCCCAATTTGCATGAGGTATATTGGAATTTAGGGAAAGTTTGGGAACGACAGGGAAGACTGGATAAGGCGATTCCAGCTTGGAAACGCGCGATCGAACACCAGCCTCAAGCTTTTGATGGTAAGTCTTACTACCATTTAGCTTCCCGTTTGGTAAATTTAGGCAAAAAAGAAGAGGGGATTTTCTATTTAAAAAAAGCAATTGACCAGCAGCCAGAAGCAGCGATCGCTCATTGGGACTTGTGCGAATTACTGGGAAGCAAATCAGATCTGAGCGAGGCCAGGGAAGCTGCTGAACGAGCTTGCCAAGAATGCACGGGTACGGGAGAAATTTTAGCCAAGGCAATTTTTATCAAAACCCATCTCAAATCGGGATTGAGTCAAGTGGCAGCAGCTCAGTTTCAAAAGTTAGAACCGCTCGTTTACCAGCAATGCAGCCAGCTACAGCCTCACGAACTCACCAAGGTGTACCTCAATGTCCTGTTCGACATGCACCACCTGCGTGATGGTGTGGCTGAAAACGGCAAGCTGTCGCGGTATGTAGGCAACTACTATGGGGCGCACCTCGACCGGCAAATTCAAGCAGCTTTGGGAAATTCGCCGCGGGTGTATCCCACCTTTGACCAACGCAGGCCCCTACGCATTGGGTTCCTTTCCCGTCATTTCCGCCGTCACTCTGTAGGTTGGTGTAGTGCTGATATTCTCCAAGAACTTTCCCAGCTACATACAGAAATTTATCTCTACGTTACTGGAGAAATGAAGGCTGACGACCGCACGGCGTTGTTTGAGAAAGCAGCTACGAAATTTTACCGCAGCCAGCGTTCTAAGGGCAATGCCGATGCTCAAGAAATTATCGAACAAGTCTCTCGGGATGGCATTGATGTACTGGTAGATTTGGATTCTCTCACCGTACTGTCCCATATTGCGATTTTACGAGCACGACCAGCTCCTGTATGCCTTACTTGGCTGGGCTACGATGCCCCATACATTTGCGATCGTAACTATTATCTAAGCGATCGCTTCACCCATCCCCCCGGTGTAGAACCACATTACATAGAAAAAATCATCCGAATGCCTAACTCCTTCACAGCTATTTCTGGATTGCAATGCGCCCCTGGCGCTCGAGAAACCATCCGTCGGGGCATGCGCATAGGAAAAGAGCAAGTAGCCTACTTATGTGCTGCTCCTAGTTTTAAACTTTCCGTCGAGATGGTAGAAGCGCAAATCCAAATTCTGCAGGCAGTTCCCAACAGCATTCTTCTATACAAAGCGCGCGTTGGCGATACCAAAATGATGCAGCAGATATATTGGCGTACCTGCGAAAAATATGGGATCAGTTACAACCGAATCAAATTTATGCCCCGCACTCGCACCGAAGAAGAACACCGTCTCCTTTATAAAATTGCCGATGTCTTGTTAGACTCCTATCCCTACAACGGTGCCACCCATACCCTAGAAGCCCTTTGGCTGCATCTTCCCGTCATTACCCACGTAGGTCAGCAATCTTTCGCCCGCATGGGATATTCCTTACTACACAACGTTGGTTTGCAAGCCGGAATCGCCTGGAATTGGGAAGAATACATCCAAAAAGCCATCTGGCTGGGCAAAGACATCCAAGCTAGAAAAGCAATATCTCAACAACTAGAACGCTCCCAACAACCAGAATCCCTAGCCCCCATCTGGAACCCCAAACAATTTGCTAGCGATATGTACGCCTTATTCCGAGAACTAGCACAAAAGCAAGCTCCCCTAGCTACCGCTACTCGCACCACAGCTCCATAA